The Leptospira mtsangambouensis genomic sequence ATTTTGAAAGATGTGGAAGCAAAACTAGCTCAAAAAAAAATCGATTACTTAAAAAAACATGGTAACAATGGTTATCCGGAATTCGAAAAATCCATTCATTTGGAATACACTTTAGAAAAAGAAAAACTAGAAGAAATGGTTCGGGTGATTTCCGAATCCAATGAACCTTCTATTTTAGAAGAAGGTAATTCTAACTTTTTAGAAGAAATTTCAAAGATGAGTTATCACACTACCGATGGAAGCCAATTGAATTTACTCATGCCAAAAGAATTTGGTTTTTTATCAATTCGTCGCGGGTCATTGGACTTTGATGAAAGACGCGAGATTGAATCCCACGTAGAACATACCTTTCAATTTTTATCTAAAATTCCTTGGACAAGGGAACTAAAAATGGTCCCTGCCATTGCCCATGGCCACCATGAAAAATTAAATGGATCTGGATACCCAAGGGGACTTTCGGCGGTGGAGATCCCAGTCCAAGCCAAAATGATGGCCATTGCTGATATCTTTGATGCCCTTACGGACCAAGACCGCCCTTATAAAAAAGCAGTGCCACTCGAGCGTGCTTTTGATATATTAAAGATGGAAGTCCGAGACCAACACATCGATGGGGATCTACTGGATATCTTTATTGGTAGTCAATCCTATGAAAAAATCCTGCATAAACGATAAGTAAAACACGAAAAAAAATTCGTATTTATTCCTTCTTTTTTTCCCTTGGTTTGTCTAAACGGTGGGGGTAAAAATGAATTTTAATTTAGTTGGCAGGACCGTGATCATCACGGGAATTACAGATTCTTCATCACTCGCTTTAGTCATCGCAAAAGAGTGTAAACAATTGGGTGCCAAACTCATTTGTACAGGACTTGGAAAAACAGAGTTTCACGAAAATCTATCTAGTGCGGGACTTTCTTTTTTAGAACGTACATATTCAGATTTTACAAATACCGTCAAAAGTGAATTAGGTGAAGATACTATTGTCTATCCATTAGATGTTACCATTCAGGCAAACATTGATTCATTTGCCGAGTTTTTAAAATTGAATCAAATTAAAATTCATTCGGTTTTACATTCCATCGCTATGGATAAAACAATTCGCCAAGGGAAAGTAAAACCCATCATGACCATATCGCGTGAAGAATTTATGGATGCAATGAACGTATCCGCATTTTCGCTTCTTGCCCTTACGCAGAGTCTTTATCAAAGGGAAATACTAGCAGAGGCCGGTTCCATTGTTGCTTTGAGTTATTTAGGAGCGGAAAGAGTTGTCTCCCATCCTTACAAAAATATAGGTATAGCAAAATCTGCTTTAGAGAGGCTTGTAAAGGAAATGGCGATGGAATTAGGAAAGGAAAAACAAATTCAGGTCAACGCCATCCGATTTTCTCCTTACCGGGCCAGTAAAGCGGGTTCTGCCATTGAAGGACTGGAAGAAGCGGAATTGAATTGTCAACTTCTTGCACCATTAGGAAATGCTTCAGCAAAAGATTTAGCTGAGGAAGTAACTTATTTGTTTCGACCAGGGAACCGCATTACAGGCGAAATACGACATGTGGATGGCGGTTATCATATCCGTGGGTAAACTTATGTGAATCGTTCTTTGATCAAACTTTCGAAATGATTTCCTCTTTCTTCAAAGTTTTTATACAAATCAAAACTAGCTCCTGCCGGTGAAAATATCACCGACAAGGAGTTTGGTTCATTTTCTTTCTCTTTATTCGCTAGAGAACCGATTGTATTCGATTGAAGAGTTGAATCAATTTTGTTTTTTAGATCGGTGACTAGAGTGGGAAGGTCCGAAAAATAACGAACAGGAAGTCCTGTTCGATCAAACTCAGATTTCCAAACTTCAACAGCTTTTCCATAAACCCAAAGGGGGCATTCCAATTCATTCCATCTTTTTAAAAAAGGATCGATGGGTTCTGTTTTTGGAATCCCTCCTAAAATCAAAAATAATTCATCTCCTTTTTTGAATCCAGAAATTCCTGAAAGCATGGAATGGAGGTTTGTTGATTTTGAATCATTGATGAATTGGATTTCTTTGTATTGGTTTTTAAATTCAGGACTATCTATCTTTTTGAATCGGTGTGGAAGTCCACTAAAGGACTCAAATCCATTTTGGATTTCATTTGGATTCATTCCCATTGACTCACTAAGAGCAATGGCAAAACATAAATTCATTAGGTTGTGTTTTCCTTTGAGTGGGAATTTGGAGGCATCATAAATATGGTTTGGTGTGTGAATTTGATTTGGATTCAAACTAACAAAATATTTTTGATCTTCACCTATGAATTGTAAGTTGGTATATTCCGAAGGTAAATTGGAAAGATACTGTAAAAAGTTTGGATTGATAAATAATTTGTGTTCGGGATTTTTTAAATTTTGGATTTTCCATTTTGCTTTTGCATAAGAATCCATTGTTTTATGTCGTTCCAAATGGTCTGAGGCTAAATTGAGAATGGCAGAACAAGTTAATTCTAAGTTAGGTGAATCGTCCAATTGATAACTGGAAAGTTCTAAAACTACTAAATCAAGTGGTTCTAAACAAAAAGATGTAAAAGGAACTCCAATATTTCCTCCCATTTTTGAATTAGGAAATTTTGATTTTAAGATATGATATGTGAGGGCTGTCGTTGTCGATTTTCCATCCGTTCCCGTGATTCCAATGATAGGTCCCTTATAAAAAATACGCGCTAAACAAATTTCACTAAGTATTGGGATTTGTCTTTCCTTTGCAACTTTTAGGATGGGATGGTCAGGGAGAATACCAGGGCTTTTGATGATACAATCGATCCCTTCCAATCTCTCCTGTGGGTGATTGTCTGACAAAACCGAAACATACAAACTTGAGTTTGCTTTTTCTGGAAACTTGTCTGCCAAGACAGAACGTTTTCCTAGAGAAGATAATAATTTGGCGGAAGAATCACCAGAGGACCCACCACCTAAAATGAGGAAATTTTGGAACTGGTCGAGGTCGGAACGTGTGGGAATGGATTCAGAAAACATTGATTGACACTCCGCTAAAATACGATGATTTTGTAAAATCATATCAGGTTGGGTAAATCGGTGCTGAAACACGAAGTGAAAGACGGAAAACTAGTCGTTTATCTGGAAGGTCGATTGGACGTTTCTGTGGCAAATGAAGTGGAAGAGGGCCTTATGGAACTCATCGATAATGCTGGACATAGAAAGGTCCTCTTAAACATGAAAGATGTCGAATATATGTCTTCTTCGGGGTTTAGAGCTTGTATTTCCACTCTTAGAAAACTCAATTCCAAAGAGGGTTCTCTTAAAATCTCCAATATCAAACCTGCGGTCAAACGTATCTTTGATGTCATTGAACTTACGTCTCTTTTTGATATCTACGATTCAGAAGATGCAGCGCTCAAAGCGTTCTAAGCGGGTCCTTGAATCCAGTTTTACATAAGATCGTCGAGACCAAACATGAAGAGATCCTCCAAGCAAAGGGTAGGTCTCTTCCCGCTCGCAAAGTTCCCATTCGTCCATGGGAATCAAATCTCAAAACGAGTTCTATTTCAGTCATAGCAGAATGCAAAAAAGGAAGTCCTAGTTCGGGAGTTCTTAGACCAGATTATGATCCTGTAGAAATTGCATCCATCTATGAATCCTCGGGGGCTGGTGCGATTTCTGTCCTCACCGACTCAAAGTATTTTTTCGGATCGTTAACAGATTTAGCTTCTGTGGCAGAGTCTGTTTCTATTCCTGTGATCCGTAAAGATTTCATTATTGATCCTCTGCAAATTGAAGAGGCTTATTCTTATGGAGCTTCTGCGATTTTACTCATTGTAAGAATCCTTACTCCAAAAGAGTTATCGTCTTTACATAGTTTTGCGAAAAATTTAGGTCTTGCTGTCCTTGTCGAAACACACAACAAAGAAGAGGTAAAGATTGCTTTGGACTCTGGTGCTACAACGATTGGTATCAATACTAGAGATTTAGACACTTTTCAGATTCATAAAAATCTTATCGAAGAAATTGCGCAAGAACTGGATGATTCTATCATTCGGGTTGCTGAATCGGGTATATCAAGTTTTAACGATTGGCAAAAATACAAAGGGATCGTAGATTCTATGTTAGTTGGGACTTACTTTATGAAAAGTAAGGACATTGCAAAAGATTTCCGTTCTCTTTTGTCAGGAAACTAATCTCAGGTTTTTTATTACATTTTACAAAATTCAGGTTTGGACTTCTGAAACATTTGGGGTATCCCTTACGAAGCGCCAAAATTTCAAATATAATTTCGCTTTTCTCCTATTGTCCATCTACTAATCTATCCCCCATGAACTGGAAGCAATTCCTAAAGGGATTCATTTTGTTTCTATTGTATATAGGAACTGCTAAATTGGGAATGGAGTTCTTTTCGTTCCAACCAGTAAATCTTGCGGTGCTTTGGATCCCATCTGGTATTGGACTCATCGGGTGTTTGTTTTTTGGATTTCGTTTCCTACCTGTTGTTTGGATTGCTAGTTTCCTTGTGAATAAAGATGGTCTAATCAGTAGCCAACATGGCCTGAATCAATTTGATTTGTATTTGAGCATCAGCCTAACTGCAGGCATTGATACTTTACAGTCTACTTTAGCTTATACGTTTTGGATTCGAAAAATTCGCAAAAGTTTAAATTCTGCAAAAGATAATTTTTACTTTGTTACTTACGTTTGTTTTCTTTCTAGTTTGATTTCCATTTTGTGTCTGGGGGGAATTTTATATTATTTTGGATATTTTTATCGATTAAATTTTTCTGAAATCATTCAGACTTTAATTGTCATCACCTTTGGGGATACGATCGGAATTTTTATTACCGTTCCTTTTTTTATGGCATGGAGAAAGTTCCGATTTTCTGATTTGTCAGTCAAACTGATCCTTTGGACCACCGCTTTTATTTTGATCCAAGCCATCATTGTTTATCATTTTCCTTATCTTTTCTTTTTGTCATTTTTGATTCTCATTTATTTGGGTTATCGATTTCAAATCCGAGGTGTAACCTTGGGTGTATTTTTATTATATCTTTCAAGTATTCTTATGACGCGATTGGGTGTTGGGCCTTTTGTATATCCGGGCGTTTTTGATTCTTATATTTATTTGATTTCGTTTTTGATACCTTTTTCAATTTTATCTGAGTTCATTACCTTACAATACCAACGCCTTATTGCTTATCGATTTGAATTAGAAAAAAAAGTATTCGAACGAACGAAGTTACTAAGAAAACAAGTTTTTGAAAAAAATAAGGCAATTGAAGCACTTCATACTTCTGAGAAGTTACTGAGTGAGTCCAATCGAACCAAAGATGTTTTTTTTTCTATCATCGCCCATGATTTGAGAAATCCATTGGGCGCCTTCAAACAACTAACGGAACTAATGTACACTGATTTTGATACATATTCAGATTTAGAAAAAAAAGAAACCATCTTTGATATTCAAAACTCTGCTTCCATGTTGTACGGACTTCTAGAACAACTTTTAGATTGGGCCAGGACACAAACCGGGAATATGCCATTTCGACCTAAACAAGTTAATTTGTTAAGCCTGATTACAAAAATTACCGATCAAGTAGAATCATCAGTTAAGAAAAAATCCATTCGCATTCTCACTGATGTTCCTCCTGAATCGGCTTTTGTATACGCAGATTCAGAAATGATTCAGGCAGTCCTTCGTAATTTAATTACCAACTCGATTAAGTTTACAAATGATAATGGAGAAATTCGCATCGTTGTTAGACAAGATGAAGACGGAATTCGAGTGGAATGCCATGATAATGGGATTGGTATGGATAGTTCAGACTTGGAAAAACTATTCCGTGTGGATGCACAATTGACTAGCATTGGGTTGGAAGGGGAAAAGGGCACTGGACTTGGACTCATTCTTTGTAACGAGTTTATCAAGTTACATGGAGGAGAAATTTGGGCCACAAGTGAAAAGGGAAAAGGAACAACCGTTAGCTTCCGATTGCCGGATCAAATTTAGTTATATATAAAAGATATTCTATACATACACCATTTCGAAAAACAATCGTTATGCTTCATTTTTGGTGCCGGTAATTGGTCAGAAAATTAACCCACTTTTATCCCATAGTAAGCAAAAAACATACCTTTCGTTTCCCGATGG encodes the following:
- a CDS encoding STAS domain-containing protein encodes the protein MLKHEVKDGKLVVYLEGRLDVSVANEVEEGLMELIDNAGHRKVLLNMKDVEYMSSSGFRACISTLRKLNSKEGSLKISNIKPAVKRIFDVIELTSLFDIYDSEDAALKAF
- the murD gene encoding UDP-N-acetylmuramoyl-L-alanine--D-glutamate ligase; this encodes MFSESIPTRSDLDQFQNFLILGGGSSGDSSAKLLSSLGKRSVLADKFPEKANSSLYVSVLSDNHPQERLEGIDCIIKSPGILPDHPILKVAKERQIPILSEICLARIFYKGPIIGITGTDGKSTTTALTYHILKSKFPNSKMGGNIGVPFTSFCLEPLDLVVLELSSYQLDDSPNLELTCSAILNLASDHLERHKTMDSYAKAKWKIQNLKNPEHKLFINPNFLQYLSNLPSEYTNLQFIGEDQKYFVSLNPNQIHTPNHIYDASKFPLKGKHNLMNLCFAIALSESMGMNPNEIQNGFESFSGLPHRFKKIDSPEFKNQYKEIQFINDSKSTNLHSMLSGISGFKKGDELFLILGGIPKTEPIDPFLKRWNELECPLWVYGKAVEVWKSEFDRTGLPVRYFSDLPTLVTDLKNKIDSTLQSNTIGSLANKEKENEPNSLSVIFSPAGASFDLYKNFEERGNHFESLIKERFT
- a CDS encoding SDR family oxidoreductase, giving the protein MNFNLVGRTVIITGITDSSSLALVIAKECKQLGAKLICTGLGKTEFHENLSSAGLSFLERTYSDFTNTVKSELGEDTIVYPLDVTIQANIDSFAEFLKLNQIKIHSVLHSIAMDKTIRQGKVKPIMTISREEFMDAMNVSAFSLLALTQSLYQREILAEAGSIVALSYLGAERVVSHPYKNIGIAKSALERLVKEMAMELGKEKQIQVNAIRFSPYRASKAGSAIEGLEEAELNCQLLAPLGNASAKDLAEEVTYLFRPGNRITGEIRHVDGGYHIRG
- a CDS encoding indole-3-glycerol-phosphate synthase (involved in tryptophan biosynthesis; amino acid biosynthesis; converts 1-(2-carboxyphenylamino)-1-deoxy-D-ribulose 5-phosphate to C(1)-(3-indolyl)-glycerol 3-phosphat), encoding MNPVLHKIVETKHEEILQAKGRSLPARKVPIRPWESNLKTSSISVIAECKKGSPSSGVLRPDYDPVEIASIYESSGAGAISVLTDSKYFFGSLTDLASVAESVSIPVIRKDFIIDPLQIEEAYSYGASAILLIVRILTPKELSSLHSFAKNLGLAVLVETHNKEEVKIALDSGATTIGINTRDLDTFQIHKNLIEEIAQELDDSIIRVAESGISSFNDWQKYKGIVDSMLVGTYFMKSKDIAKDFRSLLSGN
- a CDS encoding ATP-binding protein, yielding MNWKQFLKGFILFLLYIGTAKLGMEFFSFQPVNLAVLWIPSGIGLIGCLFFGFRFLPVVWIASFLVNKDGLISSQHGLNQFDLYLSISLTAGIDTLQSTLAYTFWIRKIRKSLNSAKDNFYFVTYVCFLSSLISILCLGGILYYFGYFYRLNFSEIIQTLIVITFGDTIGIFITVPFFMAWRKFRFSDLSVKLILWTTAFILIQAIIVYHFPYLFFLSFLILIYLGYRFQIRGVTLGVFLLYLSSILMTRLGVGPFVYPGVFDSYIYLISFLIPFSILSEFITLQYQRLIAYRFELEKKVFERTKLLRKQVFEKNKAIEALHTSEKLLSESNRTKDVFFSIIAHDLRNPLGAFKQLTELMYTDFDTYSDLEKKETIFDIQNSASMLYGLLEQLLDWARTQTGNMPFRPKQVNLLSLITKITDQVESSVKKKSIRILTDVPPESAFVYADSEMIQAVLRNLITNSIKFTNDNGEIRIVVRQDEDGIRVECHDNGIGMDSSDLEKLFRVDAQLTSIGLEGEKGTGLGLILCNEFIKLHGGEIWATSEKGKGTTVSFRLPDQI